From a single Streptomyces sp. NBC_01264 genomic region:
- a CDS encoding energy-coupling factor transporter transmembrane component T has translation MPRTTTSARAEKPVSGPAPDTGGRRLPRTLHPVAWWIWALALATAVSRTNNPLLLFLVLAVLGYVITMRRTEAPWARGFKYYLYLALTVVAIRVTFRAVFATGITPRDHFLFSLPHIPTPDWYAGIRLGGPVSLEALLSAATDGLRLACMLCCIGAANTLANPKRALRVLPGALYELGVAVTVSISVAPQLVQSVQRVHRAKRLWAGRSKGLRALRGIIVPVLEDALERSLRLAAAMDSRGYGRAGTATRRSRRLTGALMLLGMCGLCAGAYGLLDATAPRLLGVPAMGAGAVLCFAGLRLGGRRVTRTTYRPDPWRFAEWAVAGCGVLSAVLLFTDAGFDAAELNPSIYPLSWPTLPLVPAAAILLAGTAGFLAPPPTAPSATAPARPVVPAQRTEEPK, from the coding sequence ATGCCGCGCACCACCACCTCGGCGCGGGCGGAGAAGCCCGTGTCCGGCCCCGCGCCGGACACGGGCGGCCGTCGGCTGCCCCGCACCCTGCACCCGGTCGCCTGGTGGATCTGGGCCCTTGCCCTGGCCACCGCCGTCAGCCGCACCAACAACCCGCTGCTGCTGTTCCTCGTCCTCGCGGTCCTCGGCTACGTCATCACCATGCGCCGCACCGAAGCCCCCTGGGCCCGCGGCTTCAAGTACTACCTGTACCTCGCGCTCACCGTCGTCGCGATCCGCGTCACGTTCCGCGCTGTCTTCGCCACCGGCATCACCCCCCGCGACCACTTCCTCTTCTCCCTGCCCCACATCCCCACCCCCGACTGGTATGCGGGCATCCGACTCGGCGGCCCGGTCTCCCTGGAGGCCCTGCTCTCCGCTGCCACCGACGGGCTGCGGCTCGCCTGCATGCTGTGCTGCATCGGCGCCGCCAACACCCTCGCCAATCCCAAACGGGCCCTGCGCGTCCTCCCCGGCGCCCTCTACGAGCTGGGCGTCGCCGTCACCGTCTCCATCAGCGTCGCCCCACAACTCGTCCAGAGCGTGCAGCGCGTCCACCGCGCCAAGCGCCTGTGGGCAGGCCGCTCGAAGGGGCTCCGGGCCTTGCGCGGCATCATCGTCCCCGTCCTCGAAGACGCCCTGGAACGGTCCCTGCGGCTGGCCGCCGCCATGGACTCCCGCGGCTACGGCCGCGCCGGCACCGCCACCCGCCGCTCCCGCCGCCTGACCGGCGCCCTGATGCTGCTCGGCATGTGCGGACTGTGCGCAGGGGCGTACGGACTCCTCGACGCCACCGCGCCGAGGCTGCTCGGGGTCCCCGCCATGGGCGCAGGGGCCGTACTGTGCTTCGCCGGGCTGCGCCTGGGCGGCCGCCGGGTCACCCGGACCACCTACCGGCCCGATCCGTGGCGCTTCGCCGAGTGGGCCGTCGCCGGCTGCGGCGTCCTGTCCGCCGTCCTGCTCTTCACCGACGCCGGCTTCGACGCGGCCGAGCTCAACCCCTCCATCTACCCCCTCAGCTGGCCCACCCTGCCGCTGGTACCGGCGGCCGCGATCCTCCTCGCGGGGACCGCGGGATTCCTGGCACCGCCCCCGACCGCACCGTCCGCGACCGCACCGGCCCGCCCGGTCGTCCCCGCACAGCGCACCGAGGAACCCAAGTGA
- a CDS encoding ABC transporter ATP-binding protein, whose translation MITFDQVTVQYEDTAEPVLREVDLTVEEGELCLVVGHTGVGKSTLLGAVNGLVPHFTGGTLYGRVLVDGRDTADHPPRELADVVGVVGQDPLDGFVTDTVEEELAYAMEQLAVPPATMRKRVEETLDLLGLADLRHRALHELSGGQQQRVAIGSVLTAHPRVLVLDEPTSALDPTAAEEVLAAVTRLVHDLGVTVLLAEHRLERVVQYADRVIHLPGNGRVVSGTPAEIFRTSSIAPPIVELGRAAGWNPLPLSIRDARRAAVPLRTRLAGAVPPPVRPVPAVDRPELLTARGITVAYHGVPAVREVDLTLYGGEVTALMGRNGSGKSSLLWALQGSGPRKAGSVAVGSPGGPKPLDPKKLSATGARQLVGLVPQTPTDLLYLESVEQELDQADTESGVASDGIRARTVLDRLAPGIPGTAHPRYLSEGQKLALVLAIQLTAAPRVLLLDEPTRGLDYRAKSELIRIVDDLTAEGRAVVISTHDVEFVARAADRVVVMAEGDIVADGPTTEVIVASPVFAPQTAKILSPLPYLTVAQAAATLNDHGTDPAS comes from the coding sequence GTGATCACCTTCGACCAGGTCACCGTCCAGTACGAGGACACGGCCGAACCGGTCCTGCGGGAGGTGGACCTCACCGTCGAGGAGGGCGAGCTCTGCCTCGTCGTCGGCCACACCGGCGTCGGCAAGTCCACCCTCCTCGGCGCCGTCAACGGCCTCGTCCCGCACTTCACCGGCGGCACCCTGTACGGCCGCGTCCTCGTCGACGGCCGCGACACCGCGGACCATCCGCCCCGCGAACTCGCCGACGTCGTAGGGGTCGTGGGACAGGACCCGCTCGACGGCTTCGTCACCGACACCGTCGAAGAGGAACTCGCCTACGCCATGGAACAGTTGGCTGTCCCGCCGGCCACCATGCGCAAGCGCGTCGAGGAGACCCTGGACCTGCTCGGCCTCGCCGACCTGCGCCACCGGGCCCTGCACGAGCTCTCCGGCGGCCAGCAGCAGCGGGTCGCGATCGGCTCCGTCCTCACCGCGCACCCACGCGTCCTCGTACTCGACGAGCCCACCTCCGCGCTGGACCCGACCGCCGCCGAGGAGGTCCTGGCCGCCGTCACCCGCCTCGTCCACGACCTCGGCGTCACCGTCCTCCTCGCCGAACACCGCCTGGAGCGCGTGGTCCAGTACGCCGACCGCGTCATCCACCTCCCGGGCAACGGCCGCGTCGTCTCGGGTACGCCCGCCGAGATCTTCCGCACCTCGTCCATCGCCCCGCCCATCGTCGAGCTGGGCCGCGCGGCGGGCTGGAACCCGCTGCCGCTCTCCATCCGCGACGCCCGCCGGGCCGCGGTCCCGCTCCGGACCCGGCTGGCCGGCGCCGTCCCGCCGCCGGTTCGTCCCGTCCCGGCCGTCGACCGCCCGGAGCTCCTCACCGCACGCGGGATCACCGTGGCCTACCACGGCGTACCGGCCGTCCGCGAGGTCGATCTGACCCTGTACGGCGGAGAGGTCACCGCGCTCATGGGCCGCAACGGCTCGGGCAAGTCCTCCCTCCTCTGGGCGCTCCAGGGGTCCGGACCGCGCAAGGCCGGCTCCGTGGCCGTCGGTTCGCCCGGCGGCCCGAAGCCGCTCGACCCCAAGAAGTTGTCCGCCACGGGCGCCCGGCAGCTGGTCGGCCTGGTCCCGCAGACCCCCACCGACCTCCTCTACCTGGAGAGCGTCGAGCAGGAACTCGACCAGGCCGACACCGAGTCCGGGGTCGCGTCGGACGGGATCCGGGCCCGCACCGTCCTGGACCGGCTGGCACCCGGCATCCCCGGCACCGCCCACCCCCGCTACCTCTCCGAAGGCCAGAAGCTGGCCCTCGTCCTCGCGATCCAACTGACCGCCGCACCACGGGTACTGCTCCTCGACGAGCCCACCCGCGGCCTCGACTACCGAGCCAAGAGCGAGCTGATCCGCATCGTCGACGATCTCACCGCCGAGGGCCGCGCCGTCGTGATCTCCACCCACGACGTCGAGTTCGTGGCACGCGCCGCGGACCGCGTCGTCGTCATGGCCGAGGGCGACATCGTCGCCGACGGCCCCACCACCGAGGTCATCGTCGCCTCCCCGGTCTTCGCCCCCCAGACCGCGAAGATCCTCTCCCCGCTCCCCTACCTCACGGTCGCCCAGGCAGCCGCCACGCTCAACGACCACGGGACGGATCCGGCCTCATGA
- a CDS encoding ECF transporter S component has product MTARAAAIRINARAGIVIAMAAFLGIVAFFWPFLVAPGKFGSNYAPPLIFGVLLVIVLCVVISEIAEGGINSKALAMLGVLSAANAAIRPLGAGTAGIETVFFILVLAGRVYGPGFGFTLGCTSLFASALITGGVGPWMPYQMFGCAFVGMLAGFLPKATGRKEVAMLAVYGSVSGYLFGFLLNLSFWPFSLDPNSSIAYLPGLPFTEQFQRYLAFDLATSLGWDTGRAVTNFVCVCLAGPAVLTVFRRAARKARFQAPIRFEPRPVPAEQ; this is encoded by the coding sequence ATGACCGCACGTGCCGCAGCCATACGGATCAACGCACGGGCCGGAATCGTCATCGCCATGGCCGCGTTCCTCGGCATCGTCGCCTTCTTCTGGCCCTTCCTCGTCGCTCCGGGGAAGTTCGGGTCGAACTACGCCCCGCCGCTGATCTTCGGCGTCCTGCTCGTCATCGTGCTCTGCGTCGTCATCTCCGAGATCGCCGAGGGCGGCATCAACTCCAAGGCCCTGGCCATGCTCGGCGTCCTGTCGGCCGCCAATGCCGCCATCCGACCGCTCGGAGCGGGTACGGCCGGCATCGAGACCGTCTTCTTCATCCTCGTCCTGGCCGGACGGGTCTACGGCCCGGGCTTCGGCTTCACCCTGGGCTGTACCTCACTCTTCGCCTCCGCCCTCATCACCGGCGGGGTGGGCCCTTGGATGCCGTACCAGATGTTCGGCTGCGCCTTCGTCGGCATGCTCGCCGGCTTCCTCCCGAAGGCCACCGGCCGCAAGGAGGTCGCGATGCTCGCCGTCTACGGCTCGGTCTCCGGCTACCTCTTCGGCTTCCTCCTCAACCTCTCCTTCTGGCCCTTCTCCCTCGACCCGAACAGCTCCATCGCCTACCTCCCCGGACTCCCCTTCACCGAACAGTTCCAGCGCTACCTGGCCTTCGACCTGGCCACCTCCCTCGGCTGGGACACGGGCCGGGCCGTCACCAACTTCGTCTGCGTCTGCCTGGCCGGCCCCGCCGTCCTCACGGTCTTCCGCCGAGCCGCCCGCAAGGCCCGCTTCCAGGCCCCGATCCGCTTCGAGCCCCGCCCGGTCCCGGCTGAGCAGTGA